The DNA region ggcaccttagagactaaccaatttatttgcgcatgagctttcgtgagctacagctcacttcatcagatgcataccgtggaaactgcagcagactatcagtctgctgcagtttccacggtatgcatctgatgaagtgagctgtagctcacgaaagctcatgctcaaataaattggttagtctctaaggtgccacaagtactccttttctttttatgattccATAGCCTTAACTAAACAGGGAAACAGAAATTCTATCAAGGGTATCCCCAAGCTCCCCCATTCCACCTAGTCAGCAGCATGATCTCCATAGCCTCACCACAAACCTCTGCTAGTTAAGAGagcaaacactttacaaaggggtTGCACAAATATTTTCTAGACAACAGTAGAATGCTGAGAATCATGCGTCCTGGTTTCTCTTCCTGGATCTGGGAGAGGAATGTACAGATTGAGCACCCAAGAACAGAGATTTAGCAGGTGTCTGCTGAAAAGCAGTGTGACTAAGGGGATAACAGTCTTTCATGTTGAAGATGTGGGCTCTATTCACTCCTCTGTTTAAAATGGCTTTATGCACTTTCTCAGTCACTTTATGAGTAAAGTGAGCAAAaggggacaggtttcagagtagcagccatgttagtctgtatccacaaaaagaaaaggagtacttgtggcaccttagagactaacaaattgatttgagcataagctttcgtgagctacagctcacttcatcgagaaGGGAATAGCTTTGGCTGGGAGGGGCCCACGTTAAGGCCAAGAGCTCATGAGCAATCTGGGGTTGCTCTCACGCTTCTCTTGGCTTTTCATCCTGGCATGCCTGAGGTGTATCTCATCTTCACCAGCCTGATAAACGGTTCTTATTTCTCAGGTGTATTGCGGTAGCACCTGGAGCCTGCCATGGTAGTCCAGACACGTAGTGACACAGTCTCCACCCTAAAGAATATACATTATAAATGGCCatgacagacaaagggtaggaagagAAACGGAGGGCAAGTGACTTCTCAGCAGGGTAGGGACAGAGCTGTCCCACAGCAATGCCTGATCCACTAGCCCCGACTGAGCACTGATTTGCTGTTAGGAAGTAGTTCAGTGCAACAACCATATGCCCAGGAGTTGTTTTCACAGCAGGGAATGGGGTTTGAGCCCCTCTATCCAGTCAGTATGGGACTGTGTCTACAGTATTAAGCTATTTTAATCACCTGAGCGTCTAACCCTGCTCAGAACAGATCTAGATGGTTATAACGGTGGTGGTTGAAGGTGGTGGGTCTATTGCACTTCTCCCGAGGTCCAGGTATTTGTTTTCAGACTAGTGGCAGTCTGTTGTCCCTgccctctctttcctccccccaccccccaatgttATGCATGGTTTGAAGTATCTTCCTTGAATATTGCACTAGAAAATGTCTCTTGGCCCTGATCTCTCATCACTCTGGACAGTGGTTCTTATCTGTCAGGTGCATTTCTTACCTCTGCTACATGAGGGGCAGAGTCCGTTCCACCCTTTTCTCTACTCTTTGTTCAGAGCTGTTCAATTCCTGAGCACAAAGGTCCTCCTGTTTGCCCCATTAATGCCATCATTAGAAGGCAGTTAGTCTCCTATGGAGAGCAAACTCGGCTCAGCCAGTGCCTTACTACAATGGACATGGATGTTTACTCCAGAGAGCAGCGCAGGTGCCCTTcctgcctgctcccttccctccacaTTCTGCTCTCAAATAACAAGAGTACACAAGTGGGCTTCCTGCTCCATACAGCTTGTGTACTGGGCTAATTGCTGAAAGGCGTTCAGTAGCCCAGTTTCACACCTTGTTAGCGCTGCAATTAGCTCTCTTTACCCTTCCTGATGGCTCATTTACATATTTGACTTAATTCCATCTCTCCCCCCTGTTATAAATGTGGTGCTGGATAGAGGGTGGGAGTTATGCAGGGGGACTGGAAGAGGACAGCCATGCTGAGactcctgttgctgctgcttcttgccAGGCTGCAAAGCTGCAATCCCAGACCCCCCAATGTCCTTCCAGAGGAGGATTCAGAAGACACAAGAACAGAGGCTCTTAGGAGGCTTTTGGAAGTATTTGGCATAGAAGACCCTCCCCGCTCTCCCCATCATATCAAGCAGCCTCCCCAGTACATGGTGGACCTGTACAACACGGTAGCAGGAGCTGATGGCATCACCAAAGACCCTGACATCCTGGAGGGAAACACCGTCCGCAGCTTCTTGGATAAAAGTAAGAACTCTTGGTGGCTTTGGTTGCCCTAATGGTTTGATCTGCTAGAGTTTGTGTGTAGTTTTCCAGGGCTCTTGGTGCTTGTTTGAATCCTAGAAACCAAGAGGAGGCCTGGAGTAAGCAGTATCCCATATGCGCTGATGAAGCACATCCTCCCAGAGAATGTGCAGCATCAGAATAGAGTGTTTAGAATGTGCCCATGTGATGTTCCTTTTAGTTTGGCTGAAACTGGGGTCACCAAAGTTTCTAATCTGACCCTTTGGTCCAGCTCACAGTGATGAGATGCATTTCCTGTTCATCTTATCGGGTGTGGTTAAGAACGAGAGGATCCTGACAGCAGAGCTGCATCTCTTCAGACTGCGGACTAAGGTGGCTGAGGGACCTTTCTACAAGAGACATCACTTCTGCCAGGTAAGGAGAGATGAGAAGCGCACATGCCTCTGCTTGGAAAGTGCatgggccatattctgctctaGTGACACTACTATGAATCTGGAGTGACTCTTGTACATTTACTGAAAGTGGGATTTGGCTCCTGGTTTGTGTGCTGACCTCACCAAAGTTGGATCCTTACTGACTTAAGCTAAATCAATATAAACCACTTTTAAATCAATTTCAGTGTCCACACAATAAGTTGCACAAATTTAAgtaaatcagtttctaaaaattgGTGCAATTTTTATggatagaccaggccttagattaCAGAGGTTTCTGACTAGGCTAACTTgactttcccccatctcttttcctttaaaacatagactttcaatgagattttcaTCTTCCAGTGGCTCCTGGTGCTAACTGCCTTGTATTCCCTATCCCCAGGTGAGTGTCTATCAAGTCCTGGACAAgaacaaactggattcctttGAAGGGAAGAAGCTGCTAGCAGCCAGACTTATcgctttgcagggctctggctgggaggtgtTTGGCATCACACAAGCTGTAAGTGTCTTCAGCCTAAATTCAGATGTGTACAGAGAGAAAGAATGAAACCTTCCTGTCCCTTCTGTCAGCAAACTGAGCTCCCAATGCCCTTCCTTGGCCTCCAGCTGCTTCAGCCTAGAggggcagctgctggggggggggggggaggggatgtctGTCAAAGgcttttctgacaggtttcagaggagcagctgtgctagtctgtatccgcaaaaaagaacaggaggacttgtggcaccttcgaggcTTTTCTGTGCAACCATTTGAAAAAGCTGGCTGAGTCTGCTGGCCCTCTCCTTTGACACTGCAGCCTTGACAGCAGATCCAGCCatttcacaaccctgggttcttGAATCAATAGAGGTGACCTGCAGGGGTTTCCACTGAGGCTGTGCTAGCCAGGCCAGCCGGGTTTAAATCTTGTTTACAGAACTGCTTTTGAACCGTATTGAAATGGCTCCTCTAGAACCAGATGTGGCCCTGAGTAACACAGCTGTGAGCATGGACAGCCCAGATGTTACAGTACAGATGTCGTTAGGACACTGGCTATAATCTTCACAGTctgagaaagggacagagaagtcTGGATTTCTGCTAAAATTTAGTTTGAAGTGAGGTTATGATCAGGAAAGGGGAGATggaaagctcagtggtttgagcattggcctgctaaacccagggttgtgagttcaatccttaagggggccatttagggatcgggggcaaacattggggactggtcctgctttgagcagggggttggactagatgacctcctgaggtcccttccaactctgatattctatgatacctaTGATATCTATGATGTAAAAACACACCAGCATCTTTAGTCTGAGCAGCTGCCTTGTCAGATCCAAACCAGTTCTTGTCAGTCCTGTTGGTGCCTGAGAAAGAGTGAGCTGAGCTCCAGgctgccctgtgcagcagcctCAGAACTGTTACCTACATTCCAGCTGTAGGCTCTTTACTGTATTCTGAGGTGTACAGCTCCAGGTTATCTTGACCACATCCATAATCCACCATTTGGGTCAGGCTCCGAAGGGATGATCCAGGAGCCAGAAAGAACCCACCATGACTGATCCTcggctgagtttgcagggctggtggCAACCAGGAACAAACATCTCTCCCCTTGGCAATGGGGCGTCTTCCCTCGAAACCAGAGAGACTGAGCCCACCACGCCAAGGGGCAGGTGGTGTAGTGTTGAGAGTGTGTATTTCGGGAGAGACGCCTGGCACCATGTGTATATTTGCAGGGTGACATCCGGTGCAGTGTCTACATATGTGGGGTGATACCAAGAGCAatgtacatatttttaatatgaaCCATGGTAAAAAATATGTGCTCAATATCACAAACCAGGTGTGTCTAGATCCATGGTTATTATGAAACAAGAAGATATTTTCCAGAAATATTAACTAATGTAAGAACTAGTCAGGAGAGAAAAGGCACCAAGGAGATGTGACGGGCTTCCTCTGTAAGGGCTTGAGAGGCAATGTGTCCATTCGCTTATAGAGCAACCTTTAGCCATCGGTCACAGGATTCTAGAATAAAGGGTGAGCTCTGGGCCCACTGAGAGCTGCATAGAAATAGCACAGGCCGGGGTGTTTGGGGAGCTCTGGCTCCAACCTGGGATCAGACCCAAGCAGAGTTGTTCTCAGGGAAGCTCAGTTCATCTCCTTTCCTGACTGCAGGGCTCAGCACAGGCAAGGGCAGGGACACGTGTGCTGCTCGTCCCCCTTGGCTGCATGCAGGATTCAACCCCAGGACAGGGGAATAGCAGGGCTGGTGAGCCTCACTGCCCACTGCTGATCTGTGTGTTAGCCATCAtcaggcagggctggctgtgggtgtttggACTGACACAATCTGAGGACTGAGATGTCCTCAATGGTTTGGAAGATGCATAGGTACCCAGTATCTCCTTTCTGTACCTCACGGTGCCTTCctgggggctgggtcctgtcCCTTCACAGGTGCTGTTGCCATGCTGACCGTTGTGTGGTTTTGCAGGTTCGTGACTGGATGGAAGAGGACAGCAGTAACCACGGCCTGCTGGTGACTGTCCGTGGCTTGGGGAGTGCTCCAGTGGATCCCAGCATGGTGCGATTTGCATCAGGAAGAGATCACCATGAAAGCAAGAAGCCCATGCTGGTTCTGTTCACTGATGACGGGAGACGAGGAGCTGCTCTGCCCATCAGCAGCCTCCCAGGTCAGGCAAACCCACCCATGCTCCGCAGGGAAGGGCACAGAGTCGATGAAATAATAAGGGAATAAAGtgcagctcttctctgcaaaGGGGCTGCAATCACTTCCTTACTCACCATTCGAAGTCACGGTTGCTGGGGCCCAGATctgcaaaggtatttaagcacctaacttccatccaatgggagttaggtgcctaaatacacttgaggatctgggccctgctGACTAAACTAGGGGTCACTGCTTTGAACGCTTCTAACCCGTTTGgagcccaggccagctgtgggaggggggctgggcttgTCCATGGCTCCATGCCTCACCAGCTAAGTTCCAGCTATACTTGTTCTTGTTCATCATGGGTGCAATGCAGGGAGCCAGGGACTCTGATCCAGGgcgagtttgcagggctggcagctgagaTAATTTATGTGTAATCTGAGGAGATTCAACATAGAGTGAGAGGCAGACTGCCTCCTCCCTCCGTCCCCTGAGCCATTTGGGTAAAGTTCTCTCTCAGAGCAGAACTGGACTGTAATTCTCTGTCCTGCACAGCTTCCCCTTTCTGTGAAATGGGCATAACAATcgctccccagcctgcccctgaAAAGCACTGTGCGAGCCTCAGGTGGAAGTGGCTAGTTATCTGCAAAGTATAAAGTATTAAAGACCCTTGTTTTTATGCTGTCCCATGAAAGAGGAACGGGGGACGGGCATCACTGTTAAATTAGTGGTTGCAAATTTAACACAAATGAAAAGAAATGCTGCTTCCCTCCAGCTTGTGGCAGTGATCAAGCAGTGGAATTTCCTGCTGTTGGATAATAACACTTGTAATTATGCTGGGATGGGCTAATGAAATGTCATGGTTCAGGCTCATCAGCTGGTCTCCAAAAGGATCAGATCTTTCCTCCTTACACAGATCACTGTGGCATTAGCCAGGTGTATTGCAGGGATGGCTGCCTCGAGGAATTGCCCACAGTTAGAGCCAGGATACTGGACAGACCAATGCTCTGATCTGGTAAAGCAAATCCTGCTTTCTAAAGCTCCATGGCAAACAATGGAACATGAAGGGTTTGCAGTTCCTTTCTACTGTGCAGCAGAACAAACTCTTTAGAGAGCTAGGCTTGGACATGGGTGCAGCCTTTTAGGCATGTATCTGCCTTTCTCTCATGCTATGTCAGCTCCATGATGGATGCAAACCCTTTGGACCTGAGTCTCTTCTCTACTCCATTGCAACTCCATGGACTCGAGTGGTGTCCCTCCTGATTTAAACCTGTgtgagtgagagaagaatcagtccCAAAGTGCTCAATGATTCAGATTGACACTGGGATTTTTGAGAAGGGGGCTGAGTGACTAGATGGGGAGGCTGATAGTGAGTGCAGGAAGGGGGTGGTTCACACTTGCAACCTTGCTTTCAGTCTCATTTCAGGTATGTCTGATCAATAAGGATATTATTCTGATCTCGTTACTCCCTCCTAGATTTGAGCCCTAAGACTCCAGACCTCCCGGCTGAGCCGCTCGTACCAGAAGTGAGTGGGGCGCGGACTGCCCGCTCGCTGGATCGGTTCCTGCCATGCCAGAGACAACTCCTCTCTGTGGACTTTGAGGAAATCGGCTGGTCAGGATGGATAATCTCCCCGAAAAGCTACAACGCGTATCACTGTAAAGGatcctgtcccttccccctgGGCGAGAACATGAGACCAACGAACCACGCCACAGTGCAGTCCATCATCAATGCCCTCAAACTGAGCCAGGACGTCAGTAGCCCCTGCTGTGTCCCAGACAAACTCTTCTCCATCAACCTCCTCTACTTTGATGATGATGAGAATGTAGTCCTTAAACAGTATGATgacatggtggctgggagctgtggctgcCACTGATGCCTGTCCTATAGGAAGAGCAGGAATAAGTCAGGGCAACAAGGAACTTCCCTCCCTCAATTGCAATCTGCTCCCAGGAGCCAACCCTCCAAGAGCCACTCACCAGTGTGAGCCTATGCTatgctgccccatctccagctgCCACCACTTGGCTCAGTGGGGCAATTACACCAAAACGGCACCTAGCTTGCCTAAAGCACCTGGGAAATGCTTTGAC from Eretmochelys imbricata isolate rEreImb1 chromosome 25, rEreImb1.hap1, whole genome shotgun sequence includes:
- the LOC144257479 gene encoding bone morphogenetic protein 2-like; the encoded protein is MALAVRERLQSCNPRPPNVLPEEDSEDTRTEALRRLLEVFGIEDPPRSPHHIKQPPQYMVDLYNTVAGADGITKDPDILEGNTVRSFLDKTHSDEMHFLFILSGVVKNERILTAELHLFRLRTKVAEGPFYKRHHFCQVSVYQVLDKNKLDSFEGKKLLAARLIALQGSGWEVFGITQAVRDWMEEDSSNHGLLVTVRGLGSAPVDPSMVRFASGRDHHESKKPMLVLFTDDGRRGAALPISSLPDLSPKTPDLPAEPLVPEVSGARTARSLDRFLPCQRQLLSVDFEEIGWSGWIISPKSYNAYHCKGSCPFPLGENMRPTNHATVQSIINALKLSQDVSSPCCVPDKLFSINLLYFDDDENVVLKQYDDMVAGSCGCH